One Phaseolus vulgaris cultivar G19833 chromosome 2, P. vulgaris v2.0, whole genome shotgun sequence DNA window includes the following coding sequences:
- the LOC137810896 gene encoding RGS1-HXK1-interacting protein 1, with protein sequence MAKADSSTSSDGDASLDAAPSLATIAENLQRSAIQSARTVQHSSSTQFHAFQNSLPEAASQYRTYEDAFFNKVKDGLMIVKENPALGAGVAISAALLVMRAPRRFLFRQTLGRFQSEEARYARTEKSVKDFNLSVDLLKKESGKLLQRTALAEKEMKYGHSELLSAGSQFQQLAKSAYKVENRAIDLLDKLRYIPNREALALRAEVASMVSNLKDQRSALNKRIVKINELGVPV encoded by the exons ATGGCAAAGGCAGATTCGTCGACCTCTTCAGACGGAGATGCGTCCCTGGACGCCGCTCCATCGCTGGCCACCATTGCGGAGAATCTTCAGCGTTCTGCCATTCAATCTGCTCGGACTGTGCAACATAGCTCTTCAACACAGTTCCATGCCTTTCAG AATTCTTTACCAGAAGCAGCATCACAGTATAGGACATATGAAGATGCTTTCTTCAATAAAGTTAAAG ATGGATTGATGATTGTAAAGGAGAATCCAGCTTTAGGTGCAGGAGTAGCTATTTCTGCTGCTCTTTTGGTTATGCGAG CTCCAAGAAGGTTTCTGTTTCGTCAAACATTAGGTCGATTCCAGAGTGAGGAG GCACGGTATGCTAGAACTGAGAAGAGTGTAAAGGACTTCAACCTTTCAGTGGATTTACTGAAGAAGGAGAGTGGAAAACTGCTTCAAAGGACAGCTCTTGCTGAGAAGGAAATGAAATACGGGCATTCCGAACTACT GAGCGCTGGAAGCCAATTTCAACAGCTGGCAAAATCAGCATACAAGGTTGAAAACCGCGCTATTG ATTTGCTAGACAAGCTGCGGTATATACCAAATCGTGAAGCTCTGGCACTTCGAGCTGAG GTTGCTTCTATGGTTTCAAATTTGAAGGATCAGAGATCTGCGCTGAACAAACGGATTGTGAAGATCAACGAGTTAGGGGTTCCTGTATGA
- the LOC137810897 gene encoding transcription factor Pur-alpha 1, translating to MEGNSGGGGGGGNDVELLCKTLQVEHKLFYFDLKENPRGRYLKISEKTSATRSTIIVPFSGISWFLDLFNYYVNSEDQDLFSKELQLDTKVFYFDIGENRRGRFLKVSEASVSRNRSTIIVPAGSSRDEGWAAFRNILAEINEASRLFILPNQQNSESSERLVGLSDDVGAGFISGHSTQPATSSELNVDRSVDLPPQDEIGNLGVSKVIRADQKRFFFDLGSNNRGHFLRISEVAGSDRSSIILPLSGLKQFHEIVGHFVEITKDRIEGMAVANVRTVDPPQR from the exons ATGGAGGGCAACTCCGGCGGTGGCGGCGGTGGCGGAAACGACGTCGAATTGCTGTGCAAAACGCTGCAGGTCGAGCACAAGCTGTTCTACTTCGATCTGAAGGAGAACCCTCGCGGCCGTTACCTTAAGATTTCCGAGAAGACTTCCGCCACTAGGTCGACCATCATCGTCCCCTTCTCCGGCATTTCCTGGTTCCTCGATCTCTTCAATTACTACGTTAACTCCGAAGATCAAGACCTCTTCAGCAAGGAATTGCAGCTCGACACCAAG gTTTTCTACTTCGACATTGGTGAGAATCGGAGGGGGCGTTTCTTGAAG gTGTCTGAAGCTTCTGTCAGCAGAAACCGTAGCACTATAATTGTTCCTGCTGGAAGCTCTAGGGATGAAGGATGGGCAGCATTCAGGAACATCTTGGCTGAGATCAATGAAGCCTCAAGGCTTTTCATTCTACCCAATCAG CAAAATTCTGAATCCTCAGAGCGTCTTGTCGGACTTTCGGATGATGTTGGTGCTGGCTTCATATCTGGTCATAGTACTCAACCTGCAACTTCTTCTGAGTTGAATGTGGACAGGTCTGTTGATTTGCCTCCTCAGGATGAAATTGGTAACTTGGGGGTCTCGAAAGTGATCAGGGCTGATCAGAAAAGATTCTTCTTTGATCTTGGGAGCAATAATCGGGGTCATTTCTTAAGAATATCTGAG GTCGCCGGATCTGATCGATCCTCCATCATTCTTCCCCTGTCAGGGCTCAAGCAGTTTCATGAGATTGTTGGTCACTTTGTGGAAATCACAAAGGACCGAATTGAGGGAATGGCAGTTGCTAATGTTCGCACAGTTGATCCCCCTCAAAGATGA
- the LOC137809185 gene encoding uncharacterized protein: protein MSVEAQKTDNAFDVNLVFTKADLQDVVSHDNEPVVISVVTAGRKVHRVLVDQGSSVDVMFWTSFNKLQLSSDMLRPYGGCLYGFAGDQVKVREHLELRTTFTDGTASHTESIRYLVVNASSAYNMLLGRPTLNRLGAVPSTRHMKMKLPDLVGKVITIKSDQKEAKRCYENNLKTKRGIFMVTTRPPYTEEVPQPEVSCTETA, encoded by the coding sequence ATGTCGGTAGAAGCACAAAAGACCGACAATGCTTTCGATGTCAaccttgtcttcaccaaggccgaccttCAGGATGTTGTTTCCCATGACAACGAACCGGTGGTGATCTCAGTGGTAACcgcaggaaggaaggtgcaccgtgTGCTAGTGGATCAGGGAAGCTCGGTagacgtaatgttctggacGTCTTTCAACAAACTGCAACTATCCTCTGACATGCTGAGGCCCTATGGTGGCTGTCTGTACGGTTTCGCAGGAGACCAGGTAAAGGTGCGCGAACACTTAGAGCTGAGGACCACCTTCACAGATGGTACCGCGTCTCATACGGAGAGCATcaggtaccttgtcgtgaatGCCTCCTCTGCTTATAACATGCTGTTGGGTAGACCTACGCTGAATAGGTTAGGGGCGGTGccgtcgacgaggcacatgaagatgaagcttccTGACTTGGTAGGAAAGGTGATTACCATAAAATCAGATCAGAAGGAAGCCAAGAGATGTTACGAGAACAACCTCAAAACAAAGAGAGGAATATTCATGGTCACTACTAGACCACCGTACACAGAGGAGGTCCCCCAACCCGAGGTCAGTTGCACCGAAACCGCCTGA